Proteins found in one Nerophis lumbriciformis linkage group LG27, RoL_Nlum_v2.1, whole genome shotgun sequence genomic segment:
- the calhm1b gene encoding calcium homeostasis modulator 1, whose protein sequence is MDKFRMMFQFLQSNQESFMNGICGIMALASAQMYSAFEFSCPCMPEYNHSYGIGLLIVPPIWFFLLGFVLNNNVSVLAEEWRRPTGKREKDPSILRYMLCSITQRSLIAPAVWVSVTLMDGKSFLCAFSVNLDIERFGNYSLIQGMPETEKIRLLAKIPCKDLFEHQEIRVAASRYIKCISQACGWMFLLMITFTAFLIRAIRPCFTQAAFLKTKYWSHYIDIERKMFDETCKEHAKSFAKVCIHQYFENISGEIRSFHGHRAGKCDGDYEDEDKKGDDEEKLLGIRAQDDMNKALWNWHTCKPALALRTEQTNGENQDKLNGNGTINGFANSHTLNVEKKEWAVYYSKV, encoded by the exons ATGGATAAATTCCGTATGATGTTCCAGTTCCTTCAGTCCAACCAGGAATCTTTCATGAACGGGATCTGTGGAATCATGGCTCTGGCCAGTGCTCAGATGTATTCTGCCTTTGAGTTCAGCTGCCCCTGCATGCCCGAATATAACCACAGCTACGGCATTGGTCTGCTCATCGTCCCTCCTATATGGTTCTTCTTATTGGGCTTTGTGTTGAACAATAACGTGTCCGTGCTCGCCGAGGAGTGGCGAAGGCCGACGGGGAAACGGGAGAAAGATCCGTCCATCCTTCGCTACATGTTGTGTTCCATCACGCAGAGATCTTTGATTGCGCCTGCAGTCTGGGTGTCGGTCACTCTCATGGATGGCAAGAGCTTCCTCTGCGCTTTCAGCGTCAATTTGGATATTGAGAGGTTTGGGAATTACAGTCTCATCCAGGGGATGCCCGAGACTGAGAAGATAAGACTCCTGGCAAAGATCCCCTGCAAGGACTTGTTTGAGCATCAAGAAATACGAGTGGCGGCGTCACGGTACATCAAATGCATATCACAG GCTTGTGGCTGGATGTTTTTGCTGATGATAACCTTCACGGCCTTCTTGATCCGCGCCATCCGACCGTGCTTCACTCAGGCTGCTTTTCTCAAAACCAAATACTGGTCCCACTACATCGACATAGAGCGTAAGATGTTCGATGAAACCTGTAAGGAGCACGCCAAGAGCTTCGCCAAAGTTTGCATCCATCAGTACTTTGAGAACATCAGCGGAGAGATCCGGAGCTTCCACGGCCATCGCGCCGGCAAGTGTGACGGTGACTATGAAGACGAGGACAAGAAGGGGGACGATGAAGAGAAACTCCTGGGTATAAGGGCGCAGGATGACATGAATAAAGCTTTGTGGAACTGGCACACCTGCAAGCCAGCTCTTGCACTGAGGACGGAACAAACAAACGGGGAAAACCAAGACAAACTGAACGGGAACGGAACAATAAACGGCTTTGCAAACAGCCACACCCTTAATGTGGAGAAAAAGGAATGGGCGGTGTACTACAGTAAAGTCTGA
- the zp3c gene encoding zona pellucida sperm-binding protein 3 isoform X2 has translation MKKVCKKMRLKHAWLLLLLICSARPNPFPSVPGTEEAESEWDRMEAEMEAEPDEEVYQDLVPGSPISDVTFLKSRSSVPQRKEAHWYRIVSVSQDPKEFFRPEKGVRPVPEPVKKMLRAPPPPIASPGGTSTSKLVDVLCHVDRMYVRVRRELFSTQEAFKDLRLGVCPVNEGTADHYYLLYLLKSDCGFKKESNKDELFVSIVLHYKPTTPVVRDMPFSISLQCKYPRHFHSFNPGISIQLKKGTVYKALRPKHSYILTSQDASGNQIVGDESFMLGEPMYFEVKRADDRPTDLRLYINKCFMTPSRDSNSEPKYAIIDNQGCMYDSVVTRQSLFLKGPLDVQKFRVSAFIFKDMVATSSPFQQLYLHCELSMDHHTPTPRSKACNFDQAAKKWKELYGEDDVCACCTESSCMSQPKASGNVVSSPSWKVSFKGDDANPEFEQSPRSSSWGTSILENMTQHGDFLSYWDTKT, from the exons ATGAAGAAGGTCTGTAAGAAAATGAGGTTGAAGCACGCTTGGCTTTTGTTACTTCTGATTTGTTCTGCCCGGCCCAATCCGTTTCCAAGTGTTCCTGGAACTGAAGAGGCAGAGTCAGAATGGGACAGAATGGAGGCAGAGATGGAGGCAGAGCCGGATGAAGAAGTGTACCAAGACCTTGTACCCGGCTCTCCTATATCTGATGTGACATTCCTAAAAAGCAGATCCTCAGTGCCTCAAAGAAAAGAGGCTCACTGGTATCGAATTGTCTCCGTCTCACAGGACCCGAAAGAGTTCTTTAGGCCAGAAAAGGGTGTCAGGCCCGTCCCTGAGCCGGTAAAGAAAATGTTGCGAGCACCACCTCCCCCTATTGCCTCACCTGGTGGAACAAGCACGTCTAAGCTGGTTGATGTCTTGTGCCATGTCGACCGAATGTACGTGAGAGTAAGACGGGAGCTCTTTTCAACTCAAGAGGCATTCAAAGACTTGCGACTTGGTGTTTGTCCCGTGAATGAAGGCACTGCAGACCATTACTACCTTCTCTACCTGCTGAAAAGTGACTGTGGATTCAAAAAAGAG AGTAATAAAGACGAATTGTTCGTCAGTATCGTGCTCCACTACAAGCCAACTACTCCAGTAGTACGAGACATGCCTTTTAGCATTTCCCTGCAATGCAAATATCCACG CCATTTTCACTCCTTCAATCCTGGCATCTCCATCCAACTGAAGAAAGGCACGGTGTACAAAGCTCTCAGACCAAAACATTCTTACATCCTCACTTCACAAGATG CGTCAGGGAACCAAATTGTTGGTGACGAATCATTCATGTTGGGAGAGCCGATGTACTTTGAGGTGAAACGAGCTGACGACAGACCAACGGACCTGAGGCTTTACATTAACAAGTGTTTCATGACGCCGTCCCGAGATTCTAACTCGGAACCAAAATACGCCATTATCGACAACCAAGG CTGTATGTACGACAGTGTGGTAACGAGACAGTCCTTGTTTCTCAAGGGCCCCTTAGATGTCCAAAAGTTCCGCGTGAGCGCCTTCATTTTCAAGGACATGGTTGCTACTTCATCGCCG tTTCAGCAGCTCTACCTGCACTGTGAGTTGTCTATGGACCATCACACGCCAACTCCGAGATCAAAGGCGTGTAATTTTGATCAAGCTGCTAAAAA GTGGAAGGAGTTGTATGGCGAAGATGATGTGTGTGCCTGCTGCACTGAATCCTCCTGCATGTCCCAACCAAAAG CTTCTGGCAACGTGGTCTCAAGTCCGTCTTGGAAGGTCAGCTTCAAGGGTGATGATGCGAACCCTGAGTTTGAGCAGTCGCCGAGATCTTCCAGCTGGGGAACATCCATCTTGGAGAACATGACGCAGCATGGAGACTTCCTCAGTTACTGGGACACGAAGACGTGA
- the zp3c gene encoding zona pellucida sperm-binding protein 3 isoform X1 produces MKKVCKKMRLKHAWLLLLLICSARPNPFPSVPGTEEAESEWDRMEAEMEAEPDEEVYQDLVPGSPISDVTFLKSRSSVPQRKEAHWYRIVSVSQDPKEFFRPEKGVRPVPEPVKKMLRAPPPPIASPGGTSTSKLVDVLCHVDRMYVRVRRELFSTQEAFKDLRLGVCPVNEGTADHYYLLYLLKSDCGFKKESNKDELFVSIVLHYKPTTPVVRDMPFSISLQCKYPRHFHSFNPGISIQLKKGTVYKALRPKHSYILTSQDASGNQIVGDESFMLGEPMYFEVKRADDRPTDLRLYINKCFMTPSRDSNSEPKYAIIDNQGCMYDSVVTRQSLFLKGPLDVQKFRVSAFIFKDMVATSSPQFQQLYLHCELSMDHHTPTPRSKACNFDQAAKKWKELYGEDDVCACCTESSCMSQPKASGNVVSSPSWKVSFKGDDANPEFEQSPRSSSWGTSILENMTQHGDFLSYWDTKT; encoded by the exons ATGAAGAAGGTCTGTAAGAAAATGAGGTTGAAGCACGCTTGGCTTTTGTTACTTCTGATTTGTTCTGCCCGGCCCAATCCGTTTCCAAGTGTTCCTGGAACTGAAGAGGCAGAGTCAGAATGGGACAGAATGGAGGCAGAGATGGAGGCAGAGCCGGATGAAGAAGTGTACCAAGACCTTGTACCCGGCTCTCCTATATCTGATGTGACATTCCTAAAAAGCAGATCCTCAGTGCCTCAAAGAAAAGAGGCTCACTGGTATCGAATTGTCTCCGTCTCACAGGACCCGAAAGAGTTCTTTAGGCCAGAAAAGGGTGTCAGGCCCGTCCCTGAGCCGGTAAAGAAAATGTTGCGAGCACCACCTCCCCCTATTGCCTCACCTGGTGGAACAAGCACGTCTAAGCTGGTTGATGTCTTGTGCCATGTCGACCGAATGTACGTGAGAGTAAGACGGGAGCTCTTTTCAACTCAAGAGGCATTCAAAGACTTGCGACTTGGTGTTTGTCCCGTGAATGAAGGCACTGCAGACCATTACTACCTTCTCTACCTGCTGAAAAGTGACTGTGGATTCAAAAAAGAG AGTAATAAAGACGAATTGTTCGTCAGTATCGTGCTCCACTACAAGCCAACTACTCCAGTAGTACGAGACATGCCTTTTAGCATTTCCCTGCAATGCAAATATCCACG CCATTTTCACTCCTTCAATCCTGGCATCTCCATCCAACTGAAGAAAGGCACGGTGTACAAAGCTCTCAGACCAAAACATTCTTACATCCTCACTTCACAAGATG CGTCAGGGAACCAAATTGTTGGTGACGAATCATTCATGTTGGGAGAGCCGATGTACTTTGAGGTGAAACGAGCTGACGACAGACCAACGGACCTGAGGCTTTACATTAACAAGTGTTTCATGACGCCGTCCCGAGATTCTAACTCGGAACCAAAATACGCCATTATCGACAACCAAGG CTGTATGTACGACAGTGTGGTAACGAGACAGTCCTTGTTTCTCAAGGGCCCCTTAGATGTCCAAAAGTTCCGCGTGAGCGCCTTCATTTTCAAGGACATGGTTGCTACTTCATCGCCG cagtTTCAGCAGCTCTACCTGCACTGTGAGTTGTCTATGGACCATCACACGCCAACTCCGAGATCAAAGGCGTGTAATTTTGATCAAGCTGCTAAAAA GTGGAAGGAGTTGTATGGCGAAGATGATGTGTGTGCCTGCTGCACTGAATCCTCCTGCATGTCCCAACCAAAAG CTTCTGGCAACGTGGTCTCAAGTCCGTCTTGGAAGGTCAGCTTCAAGGGTGATGATGCGAACCCTGAGTTTGAGCAGTCGCCGAGATCTTCCAGCTGGGGAACATCCATCTTGGAGAACATGACGCAGCATGGAGACTTCCTCAGTTACTGGGACACGAAGACGTGA
- the LOC133624338 gene encoding inositol 1,4,5-trisphosphate receptor-interacting protein, whose product MQGNLLRVFVFGLLVYLRDEPATEEQGDVVFEQRDKRTFKDLETLDNEIGRGNKENVRTDARRSWDIYASLLLDQNVSGQDVADNQEDYMPNTDMHCERAESKRTIIIQSHTSEEGSKMVNADWEGDYLWGVWNIFSFISVISFFRKYLRNGSKTAREKNNVFSAAEVLLPDSGALHKLHSKSLRVSSRNKWREEEFLEGFLDDLLESMRAACDTDASLVIGDFQIMDVCDVIVPLTLPRPFTFECVLCRKQATDLHLCGQMRLVEKKIPNGCLCLSPDADDMVCLLHGENKESKTKACTEAFSSRFCVRNSSFLSKSRVSRWFHSITGEAWAEISHKYKFDLITHAPGSLVVRFQSGKKLRFNLRPVFKLDSESYLYVLPSSSNLDETWTLSLHIYEDRLLRHVSLHLPENSCHFQTLEAVCFLVRGQEALSGSSALTAWHCKLALTRLLCATKPAQWRSEFVADRLRDLLVFLERSLREKFLCHVLIGNPLSQNAIALPDQLTFAKPVNLFHPLVVNESIYRNALTFFQEMLRNANMQILDYVGNFGDSST is encoded by the coding sequence ATGCAAGGGAATCTTCTGCGAGTGTTTGTCTTTGGCCTTCTTGTGTATCTCAGGGACGAGCCTGCGACTGAGGAGCAGGGCGATGTCGTCTTTGAACAGCGTGATAAGAGGACATTCAAGGACTTGGAGACCCTGGACAATGAAATAGGACGTGGGAATAAGGAAAACGTGCGTACTGATGCCAGGCGGTCTTGGGATATTTATGCATCTCTTCTTCTGGACCAAAATGTTTCAGGACAAGATGTAGCTGACAATCAGGAGGACTATATGCCAAACACTGACATGCATTGTGAGCGTGCAGAATCAAAGAGGACAATAATCATTCAGTCACACACGTCAGAAGAAGGTTCAAAGATGGTCAATGCTGATTGGGAAGGGGATTATCTTTGGGGCGTATGGAATATATTCTCCTTCATTTCAGTCATAAGCTTTTTCAGGAAATATTTGCGGAATGGTTCTAAGACGGCACGAGAAAAAAACAACGTCTTCTCTGCTGCTGAAGTTCTTCTTCCAGACAGCGGCGCTCTTCACAAACTTCACTCTAAAAGTCTTCGGGTTTCATCCCGGAATAAATGGAGGGAGGAGGAATTCCTGGAGGGGTTTTTGGACGACCTGCTGGAATCCATGAGGGCTGCTTGCGATACAGATGCCAGTCTTGTAATTGGAGACTTTCAGATAATGGACGTCTGTGACGTCATCGTCCCTTTGACTCTTCCTCGTCCTTTCACCTTTGAATGTGTGCTCTGCAGAAAGCAGGCAACAGACCTTCACCTCTGCGGCCAGATGCGACTGGTGGAAAAGAAAATCCCAAATGGCTGCCTCTGCCTGTCCCCGGATGCAGATGACATGGTTTGCTTATTGCATGGTGAGAATAAGGAGTCCAAGACGAAAGCCTGCACAGAAGCTTTCAGTAGTCGTTTTTGTGTAAGAAACAGCTCATTCTTGTCAAAGTCTCGGGTGAGCAGATGGTTTCATAGCATCACAGGTGAGGCTTGGGCAGAGATTTCTCATAAATACAAGTTTGACTTAATTACTCATGCTCCAGGTTCGCTTGTAGTGCGCTTTCAATCAGGCAAGAAGCTTAGATTCAACCTGAGGCCTGTGTTCAAGCTCGACTCAGAGTCTTACCTCTACGTCCTCCCGTCTTCAAGCAACTTGGATGAAACCTGGACTCTGTCCCTGCACATCTACGAGGATCGACTTTTACGACACGTCTCTCTACATCTACCGGAGAACTCCTGTCACTTTCAAACTTTAGAAGCAGTTTGTTTCCTCGTCAGGGGACAGGAAGCGCTGTCGGGCAGCAGCGCTTTGACGGCCTGGCATTGTAAACTTGCTTTAACGCGTCTGCTTTGCGCCACCAAGCCTGCGCAGTGGAGGTCAGAGTTTGTGGCCGACAGGCTGCGGGACTTACTGGTCTTCCTAGAGAGAAGTCTGCGGGAGAAGTTTCTTTGCCATGTTCTTATTGGGAACCCTTTGTCCCAAAATGCCATTGCTCTCCCTGACCAGCTGACATTTGCTAAGCCTGTGAATCTCTTCCATCCCCTTGTGGTGAACGAAAGTATTTACAGAAATGCACTTACTTTTTTCCAGGAGATGCTGAGAAACGCAAACATGCAAATACTTGATTATGTAGGAAACTTCGGTGATTCTTCCACTTGA